The following coding sequences lie in one Synechococcus sp. CC9902 genomic window:
- a CDS encoding asparaginase gives MNRLLLLATGGTIAGCADDSATLNDYTAGVLGGDALLAAVPQLQDLATITVEQVANVDSADLLFEHWRALVARIRDAFAADPELVGMVITHGTNTLEETAWLLQLLIDDPRPVVLVGAMRPATALSADGPLNLLQAVQVALSPVARGYGVLVVMDGQIHGAQRVTKAATQGVGAFASPGSGPLGRVDDFGVHLPMASGSWQVPFAGLALPEQWPQVPIVYGSVEPEPLLLTACLNARVPGLVFTGTGAGQLSAAERSALQAWSGKRPLMLRANRCGSGPVQSHSDDERLGLLSAGSLNPQKARVLLLLCLLAEVDRGGLSARLLKLEPVN, from the coding sequence ATGAACCGCTTGCTGCTGCTGGCCACCGGCGGCACCATCGCCGGCTGTGCAGACGACAGTGCAACGCTGAATGATTACACCGCTGGCGTGCTCGGGGGTGACGCCCTGCTTGCAGCGGTGCCGCAGCTGCAGGACCTGGCGACGATCACGGTGGAGCAGGTCGCCAATGTCGACAGCGCCGACCTGCTGTTTGAGCACTGGCGCGCGCTGGTGGCGCGCATTCGGGATGCCTTTGCAGCAGACCCCGAGTTGGTCGGGATGGTGATCACCCATGGCACGAACACGCTGGAGGAAACCGCTTGGTTGCTGCAGCTGTTGATCGACGATCCCCGCCCCGTTGTGCTGGTGGGAGCGATGCGGCCGGCCACCGCTCTCAGTGCCGATGGGCCGTTGAATCTGTTGCAGGCCGTGCAAGTGGCCTTGAGCCCAGTAGCCCGCGGCTATGGCGTGTTGGTGGTGATGGATGGCCAGATCCATGGAGCCCAGCGCGTCACCAAGGCTGCAACCCAGGGGGTCGGTGCCTTTGCGAGTCCCGGCAGCGGGCCCTTGGGCCGAGTGGACGACTTTGGCGTTCATCTGCCAATGGCGAGCGGATCTTGGCAGGTGCCCTTCGCAGGGCTCGCGTTACCCGAGCAATGGCCGCAGGTGCCGATCGTTTACGGCTCTGTGGAGCCAGAGCCGCTCTTGCTCACCGCATGTCTCAACGCCCGTGTTCCGGGCCTGGTGTTCACCGGCACTGGTGCGGGTCAGCTGTCGGCGGCTGAGCGTTCTGCTCTTCAGGCTTGGTCAGGGAAGCGGCCCCTGATGCTGCGGGCCAACCGCTGCGGGTCTGGCCCCGTGCAAAGCCATTCCGATGATGAACGGCTCGGGCTGCTGTCCGCAGGCAGCCTTAACCCGCAGAAAGCACGGGTTCTGCTGTTGTTGTGTCTTCTTGCCGAGGTAGATCGCGGTGGTTTATCGGCTCGGTTGCTCAAGCTCGAGCCAGTGAATTGA
- a CDS encoding pyridoxal phosphate-dependent aminotransferase gives MNPNSSAPPPARAAVEQLRAYSAPLEGRRQLLRLDFNENTIGPSPLVAQALRNFSTEEIAVYPEYDGLREALIQNLVETGCRPGLNPDQIGLFNGVDAAIHAVFQAYGDAGETLLTTAPTFGYYSPCAGMQGMTIEAIPYQGETFDFPLAAIQEALAAHSPRLLLICNPNNPTGTRLAADEVIALAASAPGTLVVVDELYEAFTGDSVLPSADFTATPNLLVFRSLAKTAGLAGLRIGFAIGHADVVDRVSRVTGPYDVNSVAVAAAFAALADQSYVDAYVAEVLRARDWTLQALRDAGVRHHCDGGNYLLIWPQRPVAEVDAALREAGILVRSMAGKPLIDGCFRVSIGTTSQMQRFMEAFLLLEQ, from the coding sequence GTGAACCCCAACAGCTCTGCTCCGCCTCCAGCTCGTGCGGCTGTCGAGCAGCTGCGGGCTTACAGCGCTCCGTTGGAAGGGCGGCGGCAACTTCTACGGCTGGATTTCAACGAGAACACGATCGGCCCCAGCCCCCTGGTGGCCCAAGCATTGCGCAACTTCAGCACCGAGGAGATTGCCGTTTATCCGGAGTACGACGGCCTGCGGGAAGCGTTGATCCAGAACCTGGTGGAAACCGGCTGTAGGCCGGGATTGAATCCTGATCAGATTGGCCTGTTCAACGGCGTTGATGCCGCCATCCATGCGGTGTTCCAGGCCTATGGCGATGCCGGTGAGACGTTGCTAACCACAGCGCCCACCTTTGGTTATTACAGCCCCTGTGCCGGGATGCAGGGCATGACGATCGAGGCGATTCCTTATCAAGGTGAGACGTTCGACTTTCCCCTGGCGGCTATTCAGGAGGCGTTGGCGGCCCACTCGCCCCGGTTGCTGTTGATCTGCAATCCCAACAACCCCACCGGTACGCGTTTGGCGGCAGACGAGGTGATCGCCTTGGCGGCCTCAGCGCCGGGAACCCTGGTGGTGGTGGACGAGCTCTACGAGGCCTTCACCGGAGACAGCGTGTTGCCGAGCGCTGATTTCACGGCCACACCAAACCTGCTGGTGTTTCGGTCCCTGGCCAAAACGGCCGGTTTGGCGGGTTTGCGTATTGGCTTTGCCATCGGCCACGCCGATGTGGTCGATCGGGTGAGCCGCGTCACGGGGCCCTACGACGTCAACAGCGTTGCCGTGGCCGCGGCGTTTGCTGCCTTGGCTGATCAGTCGTATGTGGATGCTTATGTGGCTGAAGTGCTGCGGGCTCGTGATTGGACCCTGCAGGCGCTGCGGGACGCGGGGGTGCGCCACCACTGCGATGGCGGCAACTATCTGCTGATCTGGCCTCAACGCCCGGTGGCTGAGGTGGATGCGGCGTTGCGCGAGGCGGGCATCTTGGTGCGCTCGATGGCGGGTAAGCCCTTGATTGATGGATGTTTTCGGGTAAGCATCGGCACCACCAGCCAGATGCAGCGCTTCATGGAGGCGTTCCTCCTCCTGGAGCAATGA
- the argS gene encoding arginine--tRNA ligase yields the protein MLSLSQTLDAQLRAAMQRAFPDAEATLDPQLAAASKPEFGDFQANGALPLAKPLKQPPRQIATAIVDQLSGDEAFNALCLAPQIAGPGFINLTIRPERLAEELAARLGTDRLGVPVVEDVAPVVVDFSSPNIAKEMHVGHLRSTIIGDSLARVLEFRGHSVLRLNHVGDWGTQFGMLITHLKQVAPETLDTADAVDLGDLVAFYREAKKRFDDDDDFQATSRDEVVKLQGGDPVSLKAWGLLCDQSRREFQKLYDRLDIRLTERGESFYNPYLPAVLDGLKAVDLLVTDDGAQCVFLEGVTGKDGNPLPVIVQKRDGGFNYATTDLAAIRFRFASPPTGDAAQRVIYVTDAGQANHFAGVFQVAERAGWIPDGARLEHVPFGLVQGEDGKKLKTRAGDTVRLRDLLDEAVERSEQDLRSRLQEEERTESDAFISHVATTVGLAAVKYADLSQNRLTNYQFSFDRMLALQGNTAPYLLYAVVRIAGIARKGGDLGVSNAALQFSEPQEWALVRELLKFDRVIVEVEDELLPNRLCSYLFELSQVFNRFYDQVPVLKAEPEALSSRLALCRHTADTLRCGLALLGIPTLERM from the coding sequence ATGCTCAGCCTGTCCCAGACCTTGGACGCCCAGCTGCGGGCAGCGATGCAACGGGCGTTTCCGGATGCGGAGGCCACGTTGGATCCGCAACTCGCAGCGGCGAGCAAACCGGAGTTTGGCGATTTTCAGGCCAACGGTGCGCTTCCGTTGGCCAAACCTTTGAAGCAGCCGCCGCGTCAAATTGCGACGGCGATTGTTGACCAGCTCAGCGGCGATGAGGCGTTCAATGCGCTTTGTTTGGCGCCTCAAATCGCAGGTCCAGGCTTTATTAACCTCACCATCCGCCCGGAGCGGCTGGCGGAGGAACTTGCCGCACGCTTAGGGACCGATCGTCTTGGGGTTCCCGTTGTCGAAGACGTGGCGCCGGTTGTGGTGGATTTTTCGAGCCCCAATATTGCCAAGGAGATGCATGTGGGGCACTTGCGCTCCACGATCATTGGCGACTCCTTGGCGCGGGTACTGGAGTTTCGCGGTCATTCCGTGCTGCGGCTGAATCACGTGGGGGACTGGGGCACTCAGTTCGGGATGCTGATTACGCACCTCAAGCAGGTGGCACCAGAAACCTTGGACACCGCCGATGCGGTGGATTTAGGAGACCTTGTCGCGTTTTATCGAGAAGCGAAAAAACGCTTTGATGATGACGATGATTTTCAGGCCACCTCCCGCGATGAGGTGGTGAAGTTGCAGGGTGGGGATCCGGTGTCGCTCAAGGCATGGGGCCTGCTGTGCGACCAATCCCGTCGTGAGTTTCAGAAGCTGTACGACCGGCTTGATATTCGCCTGACTGAGCGAGGCGAATCGTTCTACAACCCCTATTTGCCTGCGGTGCTGGACGGGCTGAAAGCGGTCGACTTGCTGGTGACCGACGACGGCGCCCAGTGCGTATTCCTTGAGGGCGTGACCGGCAAAGACGGCAATCCGTTGCCTGTGATTGTGCAGAAGCGTGATGGTGGTTTTAATTACGCCACCACGGATCTCGCTGCCATTCGTTTTCGGTTTGCATCCCCGCCAACTGGGGATGCGGCGCAACGGGTGATCTATGTAACCGATGCAGGCCAGGCCAACCACTTTGCTGGGGTGTTTCAGGTGGCTGAACGGGCGGGCTGGATTCCCGACGGGGCCCGTCTTGAGCATGTGCCCTTTGGGCTGGTCCAAGGGGAAGATGGCAAAAAGCTCAAGACCCGCGCCGGCGACACCGTGCGGCTTCGCGATCTATTGGATGAGGCGGTGGAGCGGTCGGAACAGGATCTGCGGTCTCGCCTGCAGGAGGAGGAGCGCACGGAGTCCGATGCGTTCATCTCCCATGTGGCCACCACCGTTGGCCTGGCGGCTGTCAAGTACGCCGACCTCAGCCAAAACCGTCTGACCAACTATCAATTTTCCTTCGATCGAATGCTGGCCCTGCAGGGCAACACGGCGCCTTACTTGTTGTACGCCGTCGTCCGTATTGCTGGTATTGCTCGCAAGGGCGGAGATCTCGGCGTGTCCAATGCTGCCTTGCAGTTCAGCGAACCCCAAGAGTGGGCTTTGGTGCGGGAGCTACTCAAATTTGATCGGGTGATTGTCGAGGTGGAAGACGAGCTCTTACCCAATCGCCTCTGCAGCTACTTATTTGAACTCAGTCAGGTGTTCAACCGTTTCTACGACCAGGTTCCTGTGCTCAAAGCGGAACCAGAAGCGTTGTCATCTCGCTTGGCCCTCTGCCGACATACGGCAGATACGTTGCGTTGTGGTTTGGCTCTTTTGGGGATTCCAACCTTGGAGCGAATGTGA
- the nadC gene encoding carboxylating nicotinate-nucleotide diphosphorylase — protein MDWQAPAISRALDRWLDEDIGRGDLTAIALQGQHAAAHWLAKQSGRFCGGPLVQTLFERLDPACKVQLLVADGEPVQSGQRLLELEGPATALVAGERTALNLAMRLSGIATATGELVAQLDGTGVRLADTRKTTPGLRLFEKYAVRCGGGINHRMGLDDAAMLKENHLAWAGGITAAIDVVRHQAPWPCRVIVEAETGDQACEAVQAGADGVLLDEFSPEQLQALVPRLRQLAPGGVVLEASGVQPEQLSAYATTGIDLISTSAPMTRSRWLDLSMRFS, from the coding sequence GTGGACTGGCAGGCCCCGGCAATCAGCCGTGCTTTGGATCGTTGGTTGGATGAGGACATCGGCCGCGGCGATCTAACAGCCATTGCTCTGCAGGGGCAGCACGCGGCGGCGCATTGGCTGGCGAAACAGTCGGGCCGCTTCTGTGGTGGTCCGTTAGTGCAGACGTTGTTCGAACGCTTAGATCCCGCCTGCAAGGTTCAGTTGCTGGTGGCCGACGGGGAGCCCGTGCAGTCAGGGCAGCGCCTGCTGGAGCTTGAGGGCCCAGCCACAGCGCTTGTGGCCGGGGAGCGCACAGCCCTCAACCTGGCGATGCGCCTTTCTGGGATCGCAACGGCGACCGGCGAGTTGGTGGCGCAGTTGGACGGCACTGGGGTTCGATTGGCCGATACGCGAAAGACCACACCAGGGCTGCGCTTATTCGAAAAATATGCCGTGCGTTGTGGTGGTGGCATCAACCACCGCATGGGCTTGGATGATGCGGCGATGCTCAAAGAAAACCACCTGGCCTGGGCTGGGGGCATCACCGCAGCCATCGACGTGGTTCGTCATCAGGCCCCCTGGCCATGCCGCGTGATTGTGGAGGCGGAAACCGGTGATCAGGCCTGTGAAGCGGTGCAAGCAGGGGCCGATGGGGTGTTGCTGGATGAGTTCAGCCCCGAGCAACTGCAGGCGTTGGTGCCGCGCTTGCGCCAGCTGGCTCCTGGTGGTGTTGTGCTGGAGGCGTCCGGAGTGCAGCCCGAACAACTCAGTGCCTATGCAACCACTGGGATCGACCTAATCTCGACCAGTGCCCCGATGACCCGCAGTCGCTGGCTGGATCTGAGCATGCGCTTCAGTTGA